In one Nicotiana sylvestris chromosome 8, ASM39365v2, whole genome shotgun sequence genomic region, the following are encoded:
- the LOC138875339 gene encoding secreted RxLR effector protein 161-like produces MIHQQQYAKELIKKFKMDESKQIDTLIATATKLDIDEHGSSVDQKFYRVFSVGLCARFQANPKESHLTVVKRILRYLKGTTDLCLWYPKGSNFNLVGYTDVDYAGFLVNRKITSSMAHFLGSCLVSCATKK; encoded by the exons atgatccatcagcagcaatatgcaaaagagttgattaagaagtttaaaatggatgaatcaaaacAAATAGACACACTCATTGCAACagctactaaattagacatagatgaacatggttcatctgttgatcagaagttttataggg ttttcagtgtagggctttgtgctcgttttcaggcaaatcctaaggaatctcacttgactgttgtcaagagaatactgagatatttgaaaggcactactgatctttgcctttggtaccctaaaggtagtaactTTAATCTAGTGGGATATACTGATGTtgactatgcaggtttccttgtgaATAGGAAAATCACCTCAagtatggctcattttcttggttcatgtctggtATCATGTGCCACTAAAAAGtag